A single region of the Salvelinus sp. IW2-2015 linkage group LG20, ASM291031v2, whole genome shotgun sequence genome encodes:
- the LOC111980806 gene encoding small ribosomal subunit protein uS17 produces MADAQTERAYQKQPTIFQNKKRVLVGEGGKEAKEKLPRYHKSVGLGFKTPREAIDGTYIDKKCPFTGNVSIRGRILSGVVTKMKMQRTIVIRRDYLHYIRKYNRFEKRHKNMSVHLSPAFRDVSVGDIVTVGECRPLSKTVRFNVLKVTKAAGAKKQFQKF; encoded by the exons ATGGCGGATGCACAA ACCGAGAGGGCTTATCAGAAGCAGCCAACCATCTTCCAGAACAAGAAGCGTGTTCTGGTTGGTGAAGGTGGCAAGGAGGCCAAGGAGAAGCTCCCACGCTACCACAAGAGCGTTGGTCTAGGCTTCAAAACCCCAAGAGAG GCTATTGATGGTACTTACATTGACAAGAAATGCCCCTTCACTGGGAATGTCTCCATCCGCGGTCGTATCCTCTCCG GCGTGGTGACCAAGATGAAGATGCAGAGGACCATCGTCATCAGACGTGACTACCTGCATTACATCCGCAAATACAACCGCTTTGAGAAGAGGCACAAGAACATGTCTGTCCATCTCTCACCTGCCTTCAG AGACGTCTCCGTCGGAGACATTGTTACCGTCGGAGAGTGCCGACCCCTCAGCAAGACAGTGAGGTTCAACGTCCTCAAGGTCACAAAGGCCGCTGGAGCCAAGAAGCAGTTCCAGAAGTTCTAA